The window GTGAAGGGATAATTAACGAAGTATTTGTAAACATGAAAAAACAGTCCCTTGCTATAGAAGATCAACTGTTCATGTGGTTGTGTAAGGTCAAGCTAGGCTTATTTGATCAAGATTTGGCTGTCAGATTCAATGTGTCAATTTCTACTGTAAGTAGAATGATTATAACCTGGTCAAacttcctttattttacaatgggATGTTTACCACTATCTCTTCGAGTAGATCACAGATTAGAAAAACAATGCCGAGTAGTTTTAAAGATAGTTTCAGCAATGTGCGTGTGATCATAGATTGCACAGAAATGAAGGTTCAGACACCTTCCTCTCTTGTGCTTCATTCTGAGTTTTACTCTAGTTACAAAAGTGCAACTACCTTCAAAGGTCTTGTTGGTATTACCCCCAGTGGTGCAGTGTCATTCATCTCCAAACTCTACACGGGATCTATAAGTGACAGGGAGATAGTGAAAAGGTGTGgaattttaaagctgttagagGATGGAGATGGGGTTATGGCAGACAAAGGTTTCACTATAGAAGACCTTTTATCTCCTTTAAACTGTTCTCTCAACATTCCACCATTTCTGAGTGAAAAGGTTCAGTTTTCCAAGGAAGATGTAGAAAGGACTCAAAAAATAGCGAAGCTAAGGATCCATGTAGAGAGGGCAATTCGTAGAGTCAAGGAAAACCATTTATTTGATGCTGTAATTCCACTGTCATTAGCCTCTTCAATTAATCAAATATGGTCGGTCTGTTGTATGCTATCAAACTTTAAAGGACCTCTATTTTAAAATGATAGCaattaatttgaataaaaacatttacaaataaaaatgaggtTTTATCAGTGGTGTGACATTTACAATGATGGAAGATAATAGTTGTAATAAAACAGATTTAGCTTATTGTACATGTCAGCAAAGAACTCTTCATCAAAGTAAATGGTTTCAATGTGCCAATCATTCTTACAAAATACCATGAAGTCACACCATTTGAGCCCTGTGATGGCCATCTGCCCCATTACCTGAAAGTAATACTCATGAGTTTTCTTTAGTTTGAGTTGACCATTAACAATCTTTAAATACTTGGCGTCTCTTCTGCATGACCCACACTGGGGACacttaccgtaatttccggccgattacccgcgggtaatgcgttaattttccagtaaaccgCGGTTGCTGCGGGtaataggaaggtgcgggtaatgctataatttttaaatctcaggt of the Montipora capricornis isolate CH-2021 chromosome 7, ASM3666992v2, whole genome shotgun sequence genome contains:
- the LOC138055414 gene encoding uncharacterized protein; protein product: MKVQTPSSLVLHSEFYSSYKSATTFKGLVGITPSGAVSFISKLYTGSISDREIVKRCGILKLLEDGDGVMADKGFTIEDLLSPLNCSLNIPPFLSEKVQFSKEDVERTQKIAKLRIHVERAIRRVKENHLFDAVIPLSLASSINQIWSVCCMLSNFKGPLF